A genomic segment from Chanos chanos chromosome 2, fChaCha1.1, whole genome shotgun sequence encodes:
- the hprt1l gene encoding hypoxanthine phosphoribosyltransferase 1, like, which yields MASYLEITDDEKGHELSLFCVPKHYEEDLDRVIIPHGLIMDRTERLARDIMRDMGGHHIVALCVLKGGYKFFADLLDYIKLLNQNSDKSVPLTVDFIRLKSYSNDQSTNKVKVIGGDELSALTGKNVLIVEDIVETGRTMQTLLSLLTECNPKMVKVASLLVKRTPRSSGYKPDYIGFEVPDKFLVGYALDYNEYFRDLSHICVLSEQAKEKYKV from the exons ATGGCTTCATACCTGGAG ATTACAGATGATGAGAAAGGCCATGAACTCAGCCTTTTCTGTGTTCCCAAACATTACGAGGAGGATTTAGACAGAGTCATAATTCCTCATGGACTCATCATGGATAG gaCTGAGCGGTTGGCCAGGGATATAATGCGAGATATGGGCGGACATCATATCGTTGCTCTCTGCGTCCTTAAAGGCGGTTATAAATTCTTTGCAGACCTCCTTGATTACATAAAGTTGCTGAATCAGAACAGCGATAAGTCTGTACCGTTAACGGTGGATTTCATTAGGCTAAAGAGCTATTCG AATGACCAGTCAACAAACAAGGTAAAGGTAATTGGCGGTGATGAACTGTCTGCACTTACTGGAAAA AACGTACTCATAGTTGAG GACATAGTGGAGACAGGGAGGACGATGCAAACACTACTGTCTCTGCTCACTGAATGTAACCCCAAAATGGTCAAAGTGGCCAG CTTGCTGGTGAAAAGAACACCACGAAGCTCTGGATACAAGCCTGAct ATATTGGATTTGAGGTCCCAGATAAATTCCTGGTGGGTTATGCATTAGACTACAATGAATATTTCAGAGACCTCAGC CATATCTGTGTACTGAGTGAACAAGCAAAGGAGAAATATAAAGTATGA
- the nudt7 gene encoding peroxisomal coenzyme A diphosphatase NUDT7 has protein sequence MDVKEKAIAALKHYEIGDKFSYLPTLPKASVLIPLFVKDGELRVLMTVRSMQLRSNAGEVCFPGGKFDPQDRDEVDTALREAQEEVGLPPDRVEVVCRLFPIMNKRGIVVTPVVGFIEDTFCPCPNPDEVSDVFSVPLEFFTQKTHHSCYDLSAGVGLIHSFLYTDPVSGKVQQIWGLTAILAILVAALALEKPPEFDTGFNITDPMPHFRHNLDLRISKL, from the exons ATGGACGTAAAGGAAAAGGCAATAGCTGCCCTGAAGCATTACGAAATTGGGGACAAATTCTCCTATCTACCGACCCTACCAAAAGCCTCAGTTCTTATACCGCTCTTTGTCAAAGATGGAGAGCTGCGAGTGCTTATGACCGTGCGCTCCATGCAG TTAAGAAGCAATGCAGGAGAAGTGTGTTTCCCAGGGGGAAAGTTTGACCCGCAGGATCGGGATGAGGTTGACACGGCTCTGAGGGAGGCACAGGAGGAGGTCGGTCTACCACCTGACAGAGTGGAGGTGGTTTGCAGACTGTTCCCCATAATGAATAAG AGAGGCATCGTGGTTACTCCGGTAGTGGGTTTCATCGAGGACACGTTCTGCCCTTGTCCGAATCCTGACGAAGTGAGTGACgtgttctctgttcctctggAGTTCTTCACACAAAAGACGCATCATTCCTGCTATGATCTGTCCGCAGGAGTGGGACTGATACATAGCTTTTTATACACTGATCCCGTCTCGGGCAAAGTGCAACAGATCTGGGGTTTGACTGCGATTCTGGCTATTCTTGTCGCTGCCCTCGCCCTCGAAAAGCCGCCAGAATTTGACACCGGTTTTAATATCACAGATCCAATGCCTCATTTTAGACATAATCTTGATTTACGGATAAGCAAGCTGTGA